The Onthophagus taurus isolate NC chromosome 2, IU_Otau_3.0, whole genome shotgun sequence genome includes a window with the following:
- the LOC111426936 gene encoding leucine-rich repeat-containing protein 40-like, producing MAKASQVKSRRKLLNPVFHLQTKMEDDTQLTKGMIKVVRRTGQLNLSGRGMGTVPSTMFTMYNDDENIVSYDLGKSPDDAWWSFKPLNYLDLSSNTLQEIPIDIKMFEDLTVLNLQDNCLITLPKEVGMLKKLTKINLSHNKITNLPDECFNFPDLVQFNVSYNNLEEVSAEIGNLVMLQQLDLSHNNLTTLPLGLGYLVRLNDINLSHNKLTELPPDIVSLRALIKLDVTHNNLKKLPNAMGELRKMQMLHAQHNDIDDLPNFEGCEHIQEIHMGNNFIDCVRKEFCEDVANLKILDLRDNKIKELPKEIAMLQHLIRLDLTNNDLTSLPNTLGLLPHLQNLQVEGNVLKNIRQDIIKGGTSRILKHLRDKLNEEDMKVSPSHAFKPLPVETSEFPNKYVMRNSRSLNLGMKDLTSIPDTVFEDALAAEVTIVDLCKNKLAVVPEGLKLVSQNVSELNLSVNVLKTVPDFLCDFVRLQFIDFSRNCLTELPERFSILPNMRELILSNNRFTSVPNCIYALQNLEILLISDNQVTNINVDGLKQLQRLATLDLSNNDIGTVPPELGNMKQLRHLELKGNRFRQPRYAILEQGTDSILAYLRDRIRK from the exons ATGGCAAAAGCTTCACAGGTTAAGTCTAGACGTAAACTTCTAAATCCGGTATTTCATTTACAAACGAAAATGGAAGATGATACTCAACTTACAAAGGGaatgataaaagttgttaGACGAACGGgccaattaaatttatctgGACGTGGAATGGGCAcag tgcCTTCAACAATGTTTACAATGTACAATGACGATGAAAATATTGTTAGTTATGATTTGGGAAAATCCCCTGACGATGCCTGGTGGAGTTTTAAACCACTTAATTATCTAGATTTAAGTTCAAATACATTACAAGAGATTccaattgatattaaaatgtttgaagaTTTAACCGTTCTTAAT ttaCAAGATAATTGCCTTATAACATTGCCTAAAGAAGTAGGAATGTTGaaaaaacttacaaaaattaatttaagccATAATAAAATTACTAATTTACCTGACGAATGCTTTAACTTTCCTGATTTAGTACAATTCAATGTGTCTTATAACAATTTGGAGGAGGTTTCTGCTGAAATTGGAAATTTAGTGATGCTTCAACAGTTG GATTTATCccataataatttaacaacatTACCACTGGGATTGGGATATTTGGTTCGCTTAAACGATATAAATTTATCTCATAACAAATTAACAGAATTACCACCAGATATTGTAAGCTTAAGGG ctttaataaaattggaCGTAAcacataacaatttaaaaaaattaccgaaCGCGATGGGAGAGTTGAGAAAAATGCAAATGTTGCATGCTCAGCATAACGATATTGATGATTTGCCTAACTTCGAAGGTTGTGAACATATCCAAGAAATCCATATGGGAAATAACTTTATCGATTGCGTTCGGAAAGAATTTTGTGaggatgtagcaaatttaaaaatattggatTTAAgagataacaaaattaaagagtTGCCAAAGGAAATAGCTATGTTGCAACATTTGATTCGGTTGGATTTAACTAATAACGATTTAACCAGCTTGCCAAATACGttggggcttttaccgcattTACAAAACCTTCAAGTTGAAGggaatgttttgaaaaatatacgACAAGATATTATAAAAGGAGGGACGAGTCGAATATTAAAACACTTAAGAGATAAATTGAATGAAGAAGATATGAAAGTTTCACCATCTCACGCTTTTAAACCTTTACCTGTAGAAACTTCGGAATTTCCAAACAAATATGTGATGAGAAATTCTAGATCGTTAAACTTAGGGATGAAAGATTTGACCTCAATTCCAGATACAGTTTTTGAAGATGCTTTAGCTGCAGAGGTGACTATTgttgatttgtgtaaaaataaattggcaGTTGTTCCTGAAGg attaaaacTGGTTTCACAAAATGTTTCTGAACTGAATTTAAGCGTCAACGTTTTAAAAACTGTTCCTGATTTTTTATGTGATTTCGTCCGGCTTCAatttatcgatttttcacgaaatTGTTTAACTGAGTTACCAGAAAGATTTTCTATATTACCAAATATGcgtgaattaattttatcaaataatag attTACTTCTGTACCTAATTGCATTTATGCTTTGCAAAACCTGGAAATACTATTAATTTCTGATAATCAGGTCACAAATATAAACGTGGATGGACTAAAACAATTACAAAGGCTTGCAACCCTTGATTTATCAAATAATGATATTGGAACAGTTCCGCCGGAATTGGGAAATATGAAACAATTAAg aCATTTAGAATTAAAAGGAAATAGATTTAGACAACCAAGGTATGCAATTTTAGAACAAGGAACAGATTCAATACTTGCCTATTTAAGAGATAGGATTAGGaagtaa
- the LOC111426939 gene encoding E3 ubiquitin-protein ligase MARCHF2-like, protein MENDRQTHSKTKSKKKSKDINLDNIDDKTSVLSIVCRICFDDSKDETIITPCHCKGTVAFVHRSCLEKWLAESNTTSCELCHHIYETERVPKYTAKESVWQWIRHQPQNLGFRVRRIRCDLIACAVLTPLAIIITYICLFSADYYNQQKYSNIPTARWTSISLLIMIAIMLFGYYIWVYIVVGYHGRMWYYWWQRECVVRYIPPRRRSIHVETTFDIGPIETTPSMERVLELSMGDSNATIGEETFTDTKEDVALVVEEEGSAASVSSLAVEIEQPDADNFSRPNNVPP, encoded by the exons ATGGAAAATGATCGGCAAACCCACTCCAAAACAAAATCCAAGAAGAAATCGAAAGACATCAATTTGGACAACATAGATGATAAGACCTCTGTCCTTTCGATTGTGTGTCGAATCTGTTTTGACGATTCCAAGGATGAAACTATTATAACTCCGTGCCATTGTAAG GGAACTGTTGCATTTGTCCATCGTAGTTGTTTAGAAAAATGGCTTGCAGAATCTAACACCACATCATGCGAGTTATGTCATCACATATATGAAACAGAACGTGTGCCAAAATATACCGCTAAAGAATCTGTTTGGCAATGGATAAGACATCAACCACAAAACTTAGGATTTCGTGTACGAAGAATAAGATGTGATTTAATCGCTTGTGCTGTTTTAACACCTTTAGCGATAATTATCACTTACATTTGCCTTTTCTCAGCCGATTATTATAATCAACAGAAATACTCAAACATCCCCACAGCACGATGGACctcaatttcattattaataatgatagCAATAATGCTTTTTGGATATTACATTTGGGTTTACATTGTTGTTGGGTACCATGGAAGAATGTGGTATTATTGGTGGCAAAGAGAGTGTGTTGTAAGGTATATTCCACCTAGAAGAAGAAGCATCCATGTTGAAACAACTTTTGATATTGGTCCTATTGAGACCACACCTTCAATGGAACGCGTTTTGGAGTTAAGTATGGGAGATAGCAATGCTACAATTGGTGAGGAAACATTTACAGATACAAAAGAGGATGTTGCGTTAGTCGTTGAAGAGGAGGGTTCTGCAGCTAGTGTTAGCAGTTTGGCTGTAGAAATTGAGCAACCTG ATGCAGATAACTTTTCTCGTCCAAATAATGTCCCTCCTTAA
- the LOC111426938 gene encoding sin3 histone deacetylase corepressor complex component SDS3, with amino-acid sequence MSLLGSPYLNSYMQDDYDEEDQGYEEEDDRENDEPHDDSDEDTEDASETDTGRHEEPLEIKEQMYQDKLASLKKKLQQLQDGSHHEYNKKFRKLELIYKERLRLNTIYRDYMIECVERDYILEKKAAAKEFEDKKVDLKENLISDFEDKRKAIESERYSMELTGDSMEVKPVMTRKLRRRPNDPVPVPEKRRKPVACQPVFQLDEKEIENDLKLINRGKIMTPIRKPGETSHSTSNNTQNQTAQVTSSGNDVPLVETRVEDGKLWYERKWFHRGQSVYVEGKDIPKFPASISSISVEAISVKKSDSTKVKIISISNLARGKVSIKRRAS; translated from the exons ATGTCTCTTTTGGGTTCACCTTATTTGAACTCTTATATGCAAGATGATTACGACGAAGAAGACCAAGGTtatgaagaagaagatgatcGTGAAAATGATGAGCCCCATGATGATAGCGATgaag ATACTGAAGATGCGAGCGAAACCGATACAGGAAGGCATGAAGAGCCATTAGAAATCAAAGAGCAGATGTACCAAGATAAATTGGCGAGTCTTAAAAAGAAACTTCAACAACTTCAAGATGGAAGTCATCacgaatataacaaaaaatttcgtaaattagaacttatttataaagaaagacTCAGATTAAACACAATTTATAGGGATTATATGATTGAATGTGTCGAACGCGAttatattttggagaaaaaagcGGCTGCTAAAGaatttgaagataaaaaagttGATCTGAAAGAAAATCTTATTTCCGATTTTGAAGATAAACGTAAAGCGATTGAATCGGAACGTTATTCAATGGAATTAACTGGTGATTCAATGGAAGTTAAACCAGTAATGACTAGAAAATTAAGAAGAAGACCAAACGATCCGGTTCCTGTACCGGAAAAACGACGTAAACCTGTTGCATGTCAACCCGTGTTTCAATTAGATGAAAAAGAGATTGAAAATGATTTGAAGTTAATCAACCGTGGAAAGATTATGACGCCTATTAGAAAACCAGGGGAAACATCTCACAGTACTTCTAATAACACTCAAAATCAAACTGCGCAAGTGACATCATCTGGAAATGACGTTCCTCTAGTTGAAACACGAGTCGAAGATGGTAAACTATGGTATGAAAGGAAGTGGTTTCATCGTGGACAATCGGTTTATGTTGAGGGAAAAGATATTCCCAAATTTCCAGCTAgtatttcatcaatttctgTGGAAGCTATTAGTGTTAAGAAATCAGATTCAACAAAAGTCAAGATAATCAGTATCAGCAATTTAGCTAGAGGAAAAGTATCTATAAAACGAAGAGCttcataa
- the LOC111426935 gene encoding 3',5'-cyclic-AMP phosphodiesterase isoform X16 — translation MYTDDKSALRKRMASPDEDIIDRIPPSSEKLFDNVPWLSIMADIAISAAVAEIKFKRMLNKELSHFSESSKSGNQISEYICSTFLDKQQELDIPSLRIDEGSENVSKAVPRKERPRGPHTTMSQISGINRKPLCHTNSFTGERLPVHGVETPHEDMLGKCLIEIDRWGIDIFKIEELSNGRPLTCVAYTTFTSRDLLKQLMIPPKTFVTFMMTLEDHYVKDNPFHNSMHAADVTQSTHVLLNTPALESVFTPLEIMAALFAACIHDVDHPGLTNQFLINSSSELALMYNDESVLENHHLAVAFKLLQNDGCDIFCNMAKKQRQTVRKMVIDMVLSTDMSKHMSLLADLKTMVETKKVAGSGVLLLDNYTDRIQVLENLVHCADLSNPTKPLALYRRWVDLLMEEFFRQGDREREAHMDISPMCDRHSATIEKTQVGFIDYIVHPLWETWADLVHPDAQDILDTLEENRDWYQSMIPPSPPAEEAPDPQKPGIRLQVTLEEGEAEAEAPM, via the exons ATGTACACTGACGATAAGTCTGCTCTGCGCAAAAGAATGGCATCTCCGGATGAGGATATCATCGATAGGATACCACCGTCTTCGGAAAAACTATTCGATAACGTACCGTGGCTTTCAATAATGGCTGATATAGCGATTTCGGCTGCTGTAGCTGAAATTAAG TTCAAACGTATGCTAAACAAGGAACTGTCCCATTTCTCAGAATCCAGCAAATCTGGCAACCAAATATCTGAATATATCTGCTCCACATTTCTTG ataaACAACAAGAATTGGATATACCATCTTTGCGAATTGATGAAGGTAGCGAGAATGTTTCAAAAGCAGTACCACGTAAAGAAAGGCCAAGGGGTCCTCACACAACGATGTCCCAAATATCTGGCATTAATAGAAAGCCGTTGTGTCACACGAATTCCTTCACCGGCGAGAGACTTCCGGTTCACGGTGTTGAAACTCCGCATGAAGATATGTTGGGCAAATGTTTGATAGAGATCGATCGTTGGGGAATCGATATATTCAAGATCGAGGAACTGAGCAACGGACGGCCATTGACTTGTGTGGCTTACACCACCTTCACCTCGAGAGACCTTCTCAAACAGCTGATGATCCCGCCAAAGACCTTCGTGACCTTCATGATGACACTCGAAGATCACTACGTTAAAGACAACCCATTTCACAATTCGATGCATGCTGCCGATGTGACCCAGAGTACCCACGTCTTGTTGAACACCCCTGCTTTGGAATCGGTGTTCACTCCATTGGAAATAATGGCGGCACTTTTCGCAGCGTGTATTCACGACGTTGATCACCCTGGCCTCACAAATCAGTTTCTCATCAACTCCAGCTCGGAACTTGCCTTAATGTATAACGACGAGAGCGTGCTCGAAAATCATCATCTGGCCGTTGCGTTCAAACTTTTGCAGAACGATGGTTGCGATATATTCTGCAACATGGCCAAAAAGCAAAGGCAAACTGTAAGAAAAATGGTTATCGATATGGTGCTTAGTACTGATATGTCAAAGCACATGAGTCTCCTCGCCGATTTAAAGACGATGGTTGAGACCAAAAAAGTAGCCGGTTCTGGTGTTCTATTGCTAGATAACTACACGGATCGTATACAAGTATTAGAGAATCTAGTTCATTGTGCCGACTTGAGCAACCCTACGAAACCCTTAGCTTTGTACAGGAGGTGGGTGGATCTCCTAATGGAAGAATTCTTCAGACAGGGCGATAGAGAGAGGGAAGCCCATATGGATATTAGTCCGATGTGTGATAGACACTCCGCGACTATAGAGAAAACCCAAGTGGGCTTCATCGACTATATCGTTCATCCATTATGGGAGACTTGGGCAGATTTGGTCCACCCAGACGCACAAGACATCCTGGATACATTAGAAGAAAACCGCGACTGGTACCAAAGCATGATACCGCCGAGTCCGCCAGCGGAGGAGGCGCCGGACCCTCAAAAGCCCGGGATTAGGTTACAAGTGACGCTTGAAGAAGGTGAAGCCGAAGCGGAGGCCCCAATGTGA